A window of Fusarium musae strain F31 chromosome 1, whole genome shotgun sequence genomic DNA:
CTCGTCAAAGAGACCTGGGCCAATTGCAGTTCCCAAAATCACAGAAGCTGAAGGAGTCAAAGGGTTTCCACCTCAAACAAAAGGTTCATCGATGATCAtcaatactttataatactaagctaatCCACAGTTGCAGCTTCAGGGGCTTCACCTACAAGTTTGACACCCCCGGAAGCAGGAAACCAACATCCTGCCGGCTGGATAATTACAGCGCCCGAACAAAGCCCAACTTCGTCCTCGAATCTGAGTACTCCATGGCATACATATGCCACGGGATCTCCGATGAGTGCGCAGTTCTCTCCATTTACCTCGGTGAACCACTCCCCATCTGGATGGCCCCCTGTGAACTCGGAGCCAGTACCCCGGGGTGACATGGACATGGCTTGGGGTCAGTTTGCACCACCAACACGGTCAATGTCATACGGAGGAGAGCCTCTGTCCAGCAACCAACCTTCTCAGTACTCTTTAATGGCTCCAGGTCGACAATTCGAGCGAAGGCCATCCGCCCTGTCCGATGCCTATACGACTTCTATGAACGCTATGGTCCCTGGATTTGATAGCTCCAGCATGAACGCAGCGGTTCCGTTCCCACCAAACGCGGTGCCTGCGACCAACTACCCAGCATGGGACCAAACGCAGGCATATCCTGGATACACATATGTGAAGAATCCAGAGACGTACGGGGATGATTGGTCTCACGAAAGGGGGTTACAAGATCAGCAACTTCAGGGAACCTCTGGTCAACAGGCCATGAATACATATCAAACCCAACGATAATGGTCTACAGCACATAATATATCTTGGGCTTGTAATAGGGCGAGAATGGCTTACGGAGGCGGCGTTGATGACTTGCTCAGTCCGTCCAGTGATCTGAGTAAGACCTATAATGATATATACATCATATTTTGGCGTTAATCTGTTGTGTCACTGAGCTGATGAACGGCCTGCAACCTCTTGGGTCTcactttaccttataatccAGTAATCCATACTTGTATTATTCCCCAAAGCAACCTCGTAGGCTAAACCAGCCTCGCTCCGAATGCTTCTTCTTATGACGAAAACATATATGTTTTTCAAACTCTCGTAGTTTTAGTTAATGGATTCTGATGGCGGCATCAACCCATCAGCCTGTCATTCTGAACATCGAATCAAAAGTCTTGGCTATGTTCCGACAACTATATATAGCTTGACATCTGTCTATGTCCAAGAGCAATAGAGAAATTACTGCATGTATGAGTATAAGATAGAGCTTGAAATGTTGTTCGTGGCTTATAGGCGACGGCTGTCTCCCTATCCATTCTAAGTAGCTTTCCCATTTTCGTTTATGTAGCCTTGAAGATAACGAAACCAGACCAAGCGCACATGATACAACCCGCTCAATAGAGAAGTCTTTATCCGTATGATTTGGAGAAATTAACGTCATCAGTCTAGAAAACTAGGGGAGCAAAAGCTAAGATAAACCAAGCGAATCCTCATGTCACACTGGCTAAACGCACGGTCATAGGTGATTGACCATTCCCTATAGAAGAATCATATAGTTATCAGCATAGTTATTGAGAGTATTTATAGAATGAGGGTAATTATTTATTCTGACTAAGAGTATATATACGATAAAGTGTTGATTTAAATATGCCGTCTTGTTCTATCCTGGTAGGATATTGATGAGGTTTACATAAACTTGATATTTGCATTCCAGATCTACTAAATTTGTATTGATAAATGGTATGCTCAAGAATAAAAGGATTTCGAATGTTTCAAGTTAATACATCTGCGGCAACAGTTGGGGTGAGGTCcgttataatatattctcAGGCTCCTTCAGAGCTAATATCTCTTTACCTTCCCTCTGAAAGGCGAGGACCTAAGTACAATGGAGAGAAATAAGCCACCAGCAGTACACAGAAGGGGAGAATATCATATGCTTCAAATGTGCAAGGTGTTACTTTTCTAAAGGGATTCGATGATATCTTGGAGATATCCAGGTGCTGTGTAGCATGAGAAGTGGTGTTTCCTGATAACCTAGACAGTGCAAAATGACTATGAAACTAGACGCCACGTCAAAACCATCAAAGTTATATACGCACTCAGGCTCAGCATTGTCAACAGCAATACACTATTCCCGCTCGTCCTGAATTTCCGCTTCAGTGACCCATCCGGGGATTCAGAAGTAAAGAACTGGTTCTGGCCTTCGTATCGGCGGTATATGGCTACTAGCATTACTGCGACCCCATACACGGCAAAAAGGGCACCGATGGCATAGAACTCTTCGGTGAACACTTTGAGGATGATAAGGGCGAATGAGAACTGTCCCAGAGCTGTGCGGACATAGGCACCTTCAAAGGTACGCTGAGCTGCTCTGACCTCAACGAGCCTGTACATGTCAATGTCAGCAAGGTGCATCGATTTTGTCTCGTTTGTTCCAGGCGCGGGCAATAACATCTCTTAGTCCTCATATGACATAGAATCTATGTTGGTGTCTCCGCGGCGAATCCTGTCTCAGTGGTACTGAACTTACTCTTGTGTCGTCAATACAACTGAGCGTGCTCTGTGGAGGCGGAGGTGGAATTGATCACCAGGGTGAGGCTATGTTCAAAATACATTCTCAGCATCCAagactaataaatatattaacctCAACTTCGGCTACTAACCTGGAACATGGTAAGCGTACTGGCTCCTGAGAGAGTGCGAGCAACTATCACGCGGGCAATTGCTTGAGATTCTCAGAGTGTTGTGTATATAGAGACGTAGGCAATTTGGCGGGCGGTTATAGTCCCGAGCTTCACGAAGATGCAATTCAGTCTCGTTCTTACGTGAAGATGGAAGAGCTGAGGTTGGGGAGCTCAATTCCGATTTAGCGGCCGGGAAATGTCATGGGTGCCGCTCCCACATACTGGTCACGGGTAGGTACACTCTTTGAGCATTTGACCCATTCATTCTCGACCTTATGGCTCGTTATtgatataatattaactgCGGCCTTTCCGTCGGGGCTGATGGACGGAGAACGCACGCACTTGAGGAATTTAGTTATGTCATGTCTATCATATCGACACAGTAATCTATGTAGGGACTTGACTTATTCACGTTGCACAAGGTAATCGGGATCATCACGTTCATCAAGCGTCACGTGTATACGTACTGAAACCTTTGAATAAGGTATGGCCATGAATCAGCCTTTAGGTATCAGTTAAACCCGAAGACAACAGAAGTCTGACTGTGAGGTTACAGTCCCACTGCGACTCAATGAGTCTCTTGTCATAAAAGAGCTGAAACTTTCATCGTTAGTTTTGGAATGCACTGCCAGACAATCAATCCACAACCTCACATGATCAAAGCCGCCTTACACAGCAACTAAACAAGCTTTTGGGCTCTGGCACCTTTCACTACACAGTCTCAAGCTTAGGTCAGGGACTTGAttgcttggccttggccatgCAGTTGGTCCACTTGGTCCCCATCTAATCCATTGCGATTTGACCGCTTCGAGTTGCAAAATAGTTAGTCGGGAACATAACAAACCACATGACAAGACCGCGcaaataaaaataaacaaGAAGAGTCTTACGAGGCTAGACTTCAGACCTTGATTAAGAGGGATAATAGTCTTAAGAACAAGGTCCCTTACAGCGAGATGAACCAGTATTTGGCAATAATCAATCCTCCTCTCTCGACATCGCAACAAGACTTGATCACGTCAGGAAGCAGCATGTTAACTTTTAACTGTTTTATCCCTCATTTTCAGGTATCTAGCTAGGGTACTCCTCATGTCAAGTGATGAACAAGTAAAGCCACTTTTCGCCAGCCATGTGCGTCTTCCACGCTGCTCCGCCAGCTAGATTTACAGAAAGAATCGCAGTACCAATCTTCCATGGTACTGCGACATTGCGGCCTGTGCCTATTACGTACAAGGTATAAATACATTCCAGGCCCGAGGGTGATATGTAGTTCCCATCTTCCCAGCATTTCTCTTGTGGGAGGGGTTGGTTTGAATATGTaatgaagaacaaagaaaagaggtgAACCATTCCCGTTTTGTAAGGTCAGGGGGTATAGGTGCGACAATATGCGCAGGTGGGATGttataggtaggtatccaTGATTCTAGGATACTGGTATCAAAAAAGGCTGTCGAATAGGGTACCGAGTAACAGATGCGAGTCATGCTGTGCCTGGCCAAGGTATGGCTTCGGTAAAAAGGGGTAATTCTGTGTCCCCGAGGGTGAAGCCACTGAGAGGCCGAGACATCTGGTATCGAAATGTCTATTGCGAACTGCGCCACAGTCGTCAGGAAAGCTTGCTCCCGAGACATGTTTTAGAAGCCAAAATGCAAGTCCGGAAATCGCCAAAGCAGATGCAGTTGagatgaaagaaaagaataaTGCGCGCCCTAATGCAGAGTAGGAGTAATGTTGGCTCCTTGGTGAATGAGGTTCCATCGTTGGACCATGTAAAGCGTGAAAAGTTGAAAACCATGAATGGGTCTGTCTGCTGATGTGTAAAACGTAGAAAAAGGAAATTAACAGTCGATGAGTGAGAACTCGTGTCAGTGATCTAAAAGCGAAGAAGTCGTTGCGGTCGTGGGGGTGCTATGAGCATGAGAATGATTAATCGTGGTGAAGATTAGTTGGAAGGACAAGCTGTCGGAGCACATCGAATGACAGCGCCGCGGTCGAATCGGCCGCTGGATTCATCAAAGCGGATGGGGTAGCATGAAGAATCCCCTAGACAACATTGTTGGGAGGAAACGATGGAGAGGAATGATCATAGACCTGAAGGAGCAGACAAGGTGAAACCAGCACCGATAGAGTCGAACTCTACCACGTGCAAAACAGACCAAGTCGTAAAGATCATAAAACGTCTAGTAAGAGGCCATACGGCGAGCATGTGATCGATCGCCAATCATGGGGGAGGCACCAAGGAGGGAGATTGGTGCATGGAGAGTTCGTGACTGAGGTCTGCTGGGAGCAGTTGGTGACTCGTCCACACAAGGCTCACGTTGACCAAAAGCAAAGGTCGCGGCACGGCTGAGACCTTTACGAGATTTCAATCGGCCCATCTCGCGTTCGCAAGTGCGCTGGTGAGCCTCATCGGACATCTCAACGTATTCTTGAGGATAGCAACGGCCCCGGTGTTCGGTGAAAAAGCCCGAATACCCACCGTCTAGAATGTAGACTTCGGGGTATGTAAGTTTTGGGTAGAATTCAGCATTCACGGTGCGGTCCTCAGATCGAACATGACGAGCCATCAGGGGGGCACGGTGGGCTGAATACTCGCAGTGGAAGATGAGAAGCGTCCGTCCATCCATAGGAGTCTGGAAGAGCTGATTTGTGAGCAGGTCCTTATCATTGTAGTTGACAGCACCGTCAATGTGGCCACCCTCATATTCATACTCAAATCGGCAGTCGATCACGATCTTCTGATCGAAGTGGGAGCTGTACTTGCCATCCAAGACGTCGACGAGTGTCTCTCGAGTGATGCGAGGAATGGTATCGGTGGGGTCTTCCAAAAGGAAATGGGGGAGAACGGGCTCTTGAGCCTCCTCCACATCCATAACCGATTGAAGCGCGGAAGAAGTAGTCTCCTCTCCCTCTGAATTGCTCTTCATTATGTCAGCGGGATGCTCGAACATGCTTAATGACCGACGGAACTGCTTTCGATTTCTGAGAAAGGGATTGGACTGTCGCCGGGAATGTGAGTTCATGGAAGGAGAGCCATTGCTGCGAGAGCATGcattgaagttgaggaattGGGGTCTAGCGCGGCCGACAGAAAGACCAGGGCATGGACTGTTGGCAGACGCGGGCCTGCGCTCCTGAGGTGGTGATGTCGACTCGAAACATTCGCTGAGAGACAGATTGGAGCTGGTATGATTCAGGCGAGAGCCAGCACCGAAGCGGAACGGAGGCAGTTCCGTGTCAGCCTGGCGACTTGGTACGGCCGTGGTACTGAAACCCTTCATCCGGGTTAGGGATGGTCTCCGTGGCACAGCTATTCTACGGTTTCTAAAAGACGTAAGTTGAGGTTCCAGGAGGAATGTGGGAATATGAGACTGactcagccatgatgggctTGGGAGGTTCCAAGGAAGACTGCCGAGAGATAGGAGCCGGGGAATCAAGAATCATTTCATCGTCAGCGGCTGGTGTAGACCCCGGAGTTGGAGAAGTTATCTCGAACTGGGTGAAGAAAGGTGCCTTGTGAGGCAGAGGTGATACCTCCATTAATTCCTTGAGCTCGGCCAGTGGGGCAGGCGACGAGGATGGTAATGGGGGAGTTGTGACTGAATCTATAGGAACATGCCAATTAGCCACGAGGTTCTTCGTTCTAGACCTTGTTGGTCCTGCTCACCTCGACCTTCCAAGCTGCCCATCATGCCAGCCGTGAAGAGTGCTCTTCTGGGAGTGGGGAACTGAGGACTTGAAGTATGTTAGCCAAGACACTGTAAAACGATTACCAGGCGCCGTAACCAACCTCGAATCGCTGTCAAGTCGGAAGTTCTGGGAAAGATCAGCAGCCAAACTCGCAGCGGGCGAGGAGCCTCGTACGTCCTTGACGTTGAAATAGTCTCCAGAATGCTTGTGCATCTGCTCGCGCAGGCTCATGCTTGCAGATGTGACAGAAGATGTAGAGTAATGGGGGTGCCCGCGAAAGACATCTCGACTACCCCAACTAGGGAGCATTGACGGGCGGTGTAATGCCGCCAAAGGTGAAGAGGCTTCCATTGTGAATGATGGTAATGAAGCAGCAGGACGATTCGAGGGAACCCGGGTTTAATCGAGTTCTGTCGAAGCACGTCAGCTACTGAGAGCTGCTCGATATCGAAGACACGGCGATGGAGTATTGAAGAGGTAGTTCTGCAGTAAGTCAATGCTGCAGTAACACCTCTGTAATGGTATCGAACGAGCGTCTGGGCAAATGGCCTGAAGCCAAGGTTTGCACAGGTTAAATTGTACTGAAATCGGCTCGTGGGCGAACCAAGTATTAGATGGATGATGGGAGATTAGCTCGTGGCGGGGTTTCGACGATAGCGTATGACGGCGGTCGTTATACTCGTTCGAATGACATTTGAAGGAGGGGCGAACAAGACTCGATAGAGACGTAATCGTGAATACGTCCGACGACAGGGAGAGTCGTCGCCGTTACGACTATGAGGCAAAGAGTCAAGTTGAGTCGAAAAGACGTCGAGGTCTTAGCCTATCTCGAGAGGGATCGAGATGGTTAAGCTGATCCAGACCAAGTGCCAAATTGACCAGGGGTGGGCGTTGCTGGGCGGATGGCAGAGGACCAAATCGCACAGGTCTCAAATAcgcacagtacagtacaggcAATTGGATGCTAGTACTAAGGAAAAGATAAGGTTACTGAGTACCGTAATGCTAAAACTAGCACACCGAGACGAGACAGAAAGCCTTTTTCCCAAGAACGAGAATTGAATTTGCGCCGGGTTTTCCTCTCTCTCAATGCTTTCCCCTtattctcttttttatatcgATCACTGATGAGAACCTGTTCGATATCCGAGGGTGGGCTTCGAGTTCAGGCTAGTTTGTTGGCTGGATCGAAGAAGGACTGATATGGGTGTCCAATCGATTGAAAGAGCGAGCGGCTGTCTAAGTTGGATATGATAAAGATTGCTAGCCGTAACCGTGTTTGCCTTTTTGGAGAGACTGTCGGACGGGATGGGTGGGAAAGGGGAGCAAAGTGAAGATGTGAGTGCGGGAGCTGAAGCCTTTTGAATGGATTCAACCAAGCCCAGTCCAGGCAAAGGCTTGTCTGGTTGGAGTTTTTTTCCCAGGCGATTCCCACCAAGGTTGTTAGGGGTGATTTGGGACCGTGCTGGGGCCTTGGGGTCGCTGGGGAGCACCGACTTACAGTGGAGTTTAGTGGGCGAAAGCTGCACGCCCAGTGCAGTCAAGGGAGAGAGGTGTGAGGGTGTGAAAGGGGCGTGTCGAGCCAAGTCTACCAAGATCCCACATTGGATAGATGCCGTGCCTTGGGTGGGCACCTACCTCACTTTCACATCAGACATCTCACTTGCACGCACCTTCAGGGCCTCAAGGCAAGGCACAAGGTACCTGGGCAGCACAACAGAGCTCCTCCCGTAAGTCGTTTTACGTCCTGCAGCAGAGGCCTGCACTGCTGAAGCAAATCACATCTCTTGCCAATCCCTCCCCCAGCCGGTCTGCTACCCACTTACCAGGTATCTATCGATGCTGAAAGGACGTCGCCCCGGAGGACAGCGCGTGGTTGCTCAGCGGAGGTGGGGATGTCACTTTGGACCTTTGGGACTATCCTTGTCCTGGATTCGTCAGGCGCTTAAAAGAACAAAGCCAGGGCATTATAGGCACTTTACGTAGTATGGTAGGTCGAGCAGCACCTCAGTTAAGCTACCGTGCGggagcttgtccttggccaAGGCAGTGGAGGGCAGGACAGGGCAGAGCTATGCTATGTTTGTGAAGCTGTGCCTTGAATTGGATGATATGCAGTTGAATTTGGATGTTTTGCATCAAACTTGGTTCTGCCAGACTTTGCTAGATTGGCAGAGGATATAATCTTGTTTACTTTCCTGGAATAACCTTTTGATAGCGTCCTGGGTAAGGCAAGGCATCCTGAATGACATTTCATGTCTTTGGACTCTGTCATGTGCATTCCCGGCTTCTAGAGCTTCCATTTATCATTATGGATCCCGTCCATTGCACAGACACAAACCAGGCCAGTACCAGTTCGCATAAAGAATACCACCCATAGAGTCATGATAAATTAAACAATTGTCGATGAATACTCGACAAACTTCCATGACAGCGATACCTAACCGCCATCTACCTAGCTACTAGTGCTGTCTCAAGCTCATATCGCAAGAGATTCAACTCTTGGCTGTTGGTAGGCCATCTCATCGTCTTTGTTCATCTCGATTTAGCACAGATATATCGACAAACTTGATCCCATTGCGTGAATGATCGACCGTTTATTTTCGACACCCATCCATTCCCCTGGTCAGCCTTGACGCACGCAACACATCCAATCGATGGATATCTTACACAATTGCTCAATGCGTTTCTCTATGCCATCAGCCATGCACCGACCAACCGGGTTACATCATCGCCCTAGGTTAAGAAGCGGTGAGGGCATCGACATGtgtaataaaatatactgTGACCCATGCGTCCTCCCGACCCGCGATGCTGGATATGTTAATTCAACAGCTGGATCCATGACCATGCGTCGACCCAGTAACCTGAATGAGAAGACAAACAGGAGATGAGTTATCACGAGAATGGCGACAAGAAAAGGAGAATCAAATATATCAAAAAGCATGGATACCGTTGCCCGCATAAACGTTGAACAAAGAAACTCGCCCTGCAGCTGAAACTTTGTTGAAGCCATATTGATTTGATGGACAGTCTCAAAGAGATCACCCTCGAAAACAATCCACAATACGGATATTACGCCACTACCTAAAAGGGTTCAAAGATACTAAAGTGGAGGTAcataatagctatacttatCTGTTTCCGTAACAAAATGCCTATTGCTAAATTAAGTGAATGAGGATATACAGTCAAACGCAATGTTTTTCTAACCTTAGATGTCCGTTCTCTTGCTCTTTAAACCAAAGCTGGTCTTCACACCAGTCAATATCCAGAAACACCACTTCTCAATCCGGAGCCTTTTTCAAGCCTCGTGATGAAAGACTGAGCACTTGACTGTGGTCAATTGAGTCTGTCTGTATTGCTGTGGCTTATTACAGCTTCTAATGTCCTAGCCTTGTGCCAAAAACCACCGTCGCTTCGGGATTGGATGAACAACCTCAAGTTTAGACAATAATAAGTCAAGTAGGTTCACGTCAGCTCTTTGTCGGTTCCCTGACGGATTGTCGCTCCGCCAGAAACAGCGGCTCCAGTGGCGTGAGGAGCCCGATATAACCCAGACAGAGGAACCGTGAACTCCTCTTGTCTGAGAATCTCCATGCTCGTTGGCCACCAGGAGCTCGGAACTACGACGTGCCTCCGCGACTCGGTTGAGACAGCGACAACATGAGTGACACTGGCGGTAGAGGTTTAATACGGATGTGTAAGATGTGTCAGGTCGGAACGTAGAAACGAGTCAGAAGAATAGAGTGATTTGTGAGTCGACTGTCCTACGGCTATGGATACAGCTTCATTCTCACCGTCAACTGTCTCTCCCTGCGTAGGTGAATCTCCCTCCCTTGGGCAGCACCGCTGTCAAGTCCGTAATAATTTCCATACTTCGTAACCAAACGTTCAATCCAGCATCTTTGTAATCACACTATTAAGTCTGTGTCTCGGAtgaaaaaagtaaaaggcCCCAACGTCTCCATTCTGCTGCTCCAATTCAAATGTCAAAATGTCGCCTCCCTTTCTTTGGTGCCGGGTCTTAATTCTGTGCTAGGAATAGCACACAGCTTTTGGCACCTGGGGCAGGCATTTCCCATGTCGATACTCGCACAATTGACAACCGTGCTGCTGGTCTTTATTCCGGGGATCTAGCATTGGAGCTCCAGCTGTAGACGTGCCTTGAGTGCCCTGAAGCATGACGTTAACCGCCCACTGGGATCTTGGTCCAAGTTACGTCCAACCGCCAAAACAGGTTCTTGTTGTTTTGAAAAACTGCCTCGACCGTAACAGGACCGTTCTTCGACCCCTGGTCGACCTCGACTCTGCACTGGACATCTAGATATCCGTCCTTGTCACCTTTACAGCCCTGTCCGCTTGCCTCGTGTACGCTGTTGTTTCAATGCCTGGTCTATGCTTATGCTAAATGGGATACTACTGCGTGTTCACTGATTATCCCTATGCTCAATGCGTTCATCATCGTGCCCCAGGAACTTAGCAGCCTCGGCGTCTCTCGGTTGCCTGGGCCCCCTGTCGTCAACTGGGGGTTGTTCCCTGTACTGGGTTCGTTCCTCAACTATGTATGAAGCCGCCGGCGCCCGTTGAACGCTCTTGAGAATGACGCCTCTCGAGGCCTCGAACGTCTTTGCTAAGGAGCATGTCCTTGTAGAGAACAATCCGCTTACATAGGCCAGTGGCTAAGCTCAGGTTCAAGGCAAGAGTCAATCAAAGCAGTTCCGTCGAAATTGAAAGAGGATGGAGCTGTCTGTCTCGGTGAGAATTCAGggtccttttcttctttgtgAGACAGTCACACTCCGACTAGGGCCCTTGTTCAGAAACACAGCGGTTCCACAGCACGCACGACGAATGACAGTGGTGAATTGGCGATTCAGCAGACTCAAAGCGATTCCTTATTCAGCCTGATGTTGTTCTCTATTTGTCGAAAGGGCAAATTCAAGCCACCAGGGCCCAGTGCAATTATAGTATGGAATCCTCCGAGAGACATATCCGCATTCTCAGTATGAGATGAATCGCGACAATTGGCTCGACTGGACTGGTTTGAGAGAGAATTGCATGACATGATGGTTCCTGAGTGAATGCAAGGCATTGTGAGTTGTGCAAGGTTACGATCAATTAACGCGGCGTTGTTGGGTCAGAAGCAAGATCCAACCCTTGTCTAGCCCGATGCTAGTGTCCAGATAGAGAAGTTGGAGACACGCTCCAGAGGCGACtccatgtatgtatgaaCAAGCGAGGTGGGGGTGAACAGAGAAGGGCCCAAAAAGGGCAGTTCATGCTTGCAATTGCAGCTCAGCCTTTCGTGTCGCCAActtacatacatacatcctacatactgtactgtacatacGACTGACTTGCAGTAGGAACCAGGTACCTGAACTTCCTGTTGCTGATCAAGTCAGATACCCAATGCCTCGTAGCTTGCGAATGGGATCGGTACTGCATGAGCATTGTGATGTTGCAAAACATCCAAGATTTAAATTCGGGTTGCAGATCAGACCAAGTCTGTTCGCAATTTTGCTGCAGACACGGAGCACATGCCTATCGGACTTGATACCATTCGAAGATGATCGTAGTACCTTTTCCGAAATATGCCCAGCTTCTGCAGGATGAAAGCGGCTTCCAGACTTTCCATCGCAGGCATTTGATTTTACTCAATGTTGGTCACTCACGTGTACATGACAGCGCGAGGAATGCAGACAGTTGGGCGACAGCTATCATGTGAAACCTTCTGAAGACTCAATACCC
This region includes:
- a CDS encoding hypothetical protein (EggNog:ENOG41~BUSCO:EOG09262FE3), with protein sequence MLPSWGSRDVFRGHPHYSTSSVTSASMSLREQMHKHSGDYFNVKDVRGSSPAASLAADLSQNFRLDSDSSPQFPTPRRALFTAGMMGSLEGRGEQDQQDSVTTPPLPSSSPAPLAELKELMEVSPLPHKAPFFTQFEITSPTPGSTPAADDEMILDSPAPISRQSSLEPPKPIMAENRRIAVPRRPSLTRMKGFSTTAVPSRQADTELPPFRFGAGSRLNHTSSNLSLSECFESTSPPQERRPASANSPCPGLSVGRARPQFLNFNACSRSNGSPSMNSHSRRQSNPFLRNRKQFRRSLSMFEHPADIMKSNSEGEETTSSALQSVMDVEEAQEPVLPHFLLEDPTDTIPRITRETLVDVLDGKYSSHFDQKIVIDCRFEYEYEGGHIDGAVNYNDKDLLTNQLFQTPMDGRTLLIFHCEYSAHRAPLMARHVRSEDRTVNAEFYPKLTYPEVYILDGGYSGFFTEHRGRCYPQEYVEMSDEAHQRTCEREMGRLKSRKGLSRAATFAFGQREPCVDESPTAPSRPQSRTLHAPISLLGASPMIGDRSHARRMASY